Proteins co-encoded in one Flavobacteriales bacterium genomic window:
- a CDS encoding SUMF1/EgtB/PvdO family nonheme iron enzyme — MTDLQRFISVIFQRVSNRYKKRGEYSVTDHRVMSYGTKPTKATSMRNRNLFAVTFFLISQVINAKSDVQLSASYWEKSIKKIAASSVQITGDEGKSKTISCSEFYLQQCEISNREYLYYLSKLWLTGDSVRYQNALPDTLVWRDKLAYNEPYVEYYFRHPAYSNYPVVGVSYTQALHFCEWLTASYNSDSKRKFKEVKFSLPAEDEWMIAAMGKLQNAIFPWGGPYIRNSKGLILANCVMFLEAAMKPATCSDGSAFQYQAQVLNSIMPAFDYADVTAPVKSYFPNGYDLYCMSGNVEEFVMEEGISKGGSWRDVPYFLRIATSEKYTADHSSSAERGFRVKMTVIQN, encoded by the coding sequence TTGACTGATTTACAGCGTTTTATCTCAGTAATATTTCAACGTGTTTCTAACAGGTATAAAAAAAGAGGAGAATATTCTGTAACCGATCACCGGGTGATGTCCTATGGTACTAAACCAACCAAAGCTACATCTATGCGTAATCGAAATTTATTTGCAGTTACTTTTTTTCTGATTTCACAGGTAATAAATGCAAAATCGGATGTTCAATTATCTGCTTCCTATTGGGAAAAATCCATAAAAAAAATCGCTGCATCTTCAGTGCAGATTACCGGCGATGAAGGAAAATCAAAAACGATTTCATGTAGCGAATTTTATTTACAGCAATGTGAAATTTCCAATAGAGAATATTTATACTATTTATCGAAACTATGGCTTACCGGAGACAGTGTCCGGTATCAAAATGCGCTTCCTGATACGCTGGTTTGGCGGGATAAATTGGCTTACAATGAACCGTATGTCGAATATTATTTCCGCCACCCAGCGTATAGTAATTATCCGGTTGTTGGTGTAAGTTATACGCAGGCATTACATTTTTGTGAGTGGTTAACTGCGAGCTATAATTCCGATTCGAAACGAAAATTTAAGGAAGTCAAATTCAGTTTGCCTGCCGAAGATGAATGGATGATTGCTGCAATGGGAAAACTTCAAAATGCCATTTTCCCCTGGGGCGGACCCTACATCCGAAATTCTAAAGGATTAATTCTGGCGAATTGTGTAATGTTTTTAGAAGCGGCCATGAAACCTGCCACTTGTTCCGATGGATCTGCATTTCAATATCAGGCACAGGTATTAAATTCCATTATGCCAGCATTTGATTATGCAGATGTAACTGCACCGGTTAAATCCTATTTCCCCAATGGGTATGACCTCTATTGCATGTCGGGAAATGTGGAGGAATTTGTAATGGAAGAAGGAATTTCTAAAGGTGGAAGCTGGCGCGATGTTCCGTATTTTTTACGCATTGCCACTTCCGAAAAATATACAGCCGATCATTCTTCTTCTGCTGAACGGGGATTTCGGGTAAAAATGACGGTGATTCAGAACTGA
- the gdhA gene encoding NADP-specific glutamate dehydrogenase — MATKTVAKKSASKASSNGSAVHAKIDAFMDMVRSKNPNEPEFLQAVQEVAETVIPYIEANPKYKKAKILERIAEPERVIMFRVPWMDDKGEWQINRGFRIQMNSAIGPYKGGLRFHPTVNLSVLKFLAFEQVFKNSLTTLPMGGGKGGSDFDPKGKSDNEIMRFCQSFMTELAKHIGADTDVPAGDIGVGGREVGYMFGQYKRLRNEFTGVLTGKGITFGGSLIRPEATGYGCVYFAAEMLATRGNNFKGKTVVISGSGNVAQYAAEKSIQLGAKVITMSDSSGYIVDKDGIDAKKLAFVMELKNEKRGRISEYVKKYKNAKFVAGKTPWGEKCDIALPCATQNELNGKDAEVLVKNGCFCVAEGANMPSTIDAINHFVAKKILYAPGKASNAGGVATSGLEMSQNSLRLSWTKEEVDERLHNIMKNIHATCVKYGKEGDFINYVRGANIGGFVKVADAMLGQGHV; from the coding sequence ATGGCTACGAAAACAGTTGCAAAAAAGAGTGCATCTAAAGCTTCTTCAAATGGCTCTGCTGTTCATGCAAAGATTGATGCTTTCATGGATATGGTGAGATCAAAAAATCCGAATGAACCTGAATTCCTTCAGGCTGTGCAGGAGGTTGCTGAAACTGTAATTCCTTACATTGAGGCAAACCCTAAATACAAAAAGGCGAAAATCCTTGAGCGTATTGCAGAACCTGAGCGTGTAATCATGTTCCGTGTTCCATGGATGGATGATAAAGGTGAATGGCAGATTAACCGTGGATTCCGTATTCAGATGAATTCTGCAATTGGTCCATACAAAGGTGGTCTCCGTTTCCATCCTACTGTTAACCTTTCAGTTTTAAAATTCCTTGCATTCGAGCAAGTATTTAAAAACTCATTAACTACTCTGCCAATGGGTGGTGGTAAAGGTGGATCCGATTTCGATCCGAAAGGAAAATCTGACAATGAAATCATGCGCTTTTGCCAAAGCTTTATGACTGAACTTGCAAAACATATCGGAGCAGATACAGACGTTCCTGCTGGTGATATCGGAGTTGGTGGTCGTGAAGTAGGATATATGTTTGGTCAGTACAAACGTCTCCGTAACGAATTTACAGGTGTTCTCACCGGTAAAGGCATCACCTTTGGTGGTTCATTGATTCGTCCGGAAGCAACAGGTTACGGTTGTGTTTATTTTGCTGCTGAAATGTTAGCTACAAGAGGAAACAACTTTAAAGGTAAAACCGTTGTTATTTCCGGTTCCGGTAACGTTGCTCAGTACGCTGCAGAAAAATCTATTCAATTAGGCGCTAAGGTTATTACAATGTCCGATTCTTCTGGTTATATCGTTGACAAAGACGGTATCGATGCGAAGAAATTAGCTTTTGTAATGGAGCTTAAAAACGAAAAGCGTGGACGTATCAGCGAGTACGTTAAGAAATATAAAAACGCAAAATTTGTTGCAGGAAAAACTCCATGGGGAGAAAAATGCGATATCGCTCTTCCTTGCGCAACTCAAAATGAGCTTAACGGAAAAGATGCAGAAGTACTCGTTAAAAACGGTTGTTTCTGTGTTGCAGAAGGTGCAAATATGCCATCTACCATCGATGCCATCAATCACTTTGTTGCTAAGAAAATTCTTTATGCTCCGGGTAAAGCTTCAAACGCAGGTGGTGTTGCAACCTCTGGTTTAGAAATGAGTCAAAACTCACTTCGTCTTTCCTGGACTAAAGAAGAAGTTGACGAGCGCTTACACAACATCATGAAAAACATCCATGCCACTTGCGTGAAGTACGGTAAAGAAGGTGACTTCATTAACTACGTTCGCGGTGCAAACATCGGAGGATTTGTGAAAGTTGCTGATGCAATGTTAGGTCAGGGTCACGTATAA
- the tsaB gene encoding tRNA (adenosine(37)-N6)-threonylcarbamoyltransferase complex dimerization subunit type 1 TsaB — protein MSTILCIETSTKACSVALGEGSTFVAGKFIYTGEFTHAERLNPLIEDLLAENGKSFADLDAIAVSSGPGSYTGLRIGVSTAKGLCYALSIPLISIDSLSLIAKEAMRQHPGAEFYVAMMDARRMEVFSSVYSSDGTCIQPAEAKILDENSFPSLSGNTVFAGDGSDKFKPIQTHPQAVFLTGIHPMAEHMIADAFKKLSSGQIENTAYFEPFYLKEFYSPKS, from the coding sequence ATGTCGACCATCCTCTGCATAGAAACCTCAACAAAAGCCTGTTCGGTGGCACTGGGTGAAGGTTCTACCTTTGTTGCGGGTAAATTCATCTATACCGGAGAATTTACGCATGCAGAGCGTTTAAATCCCCTCATCGAAGATTTACTGGCAGAAAACGGAAAATCATTTGCGGATCTGGACGCCATTGCGGTTAGTTCCGGACCCGGGAGTTATACGGGATTGCGAATTGGCGTGAGTACGGCTAAAGGTTTGTGTTATGCGTTATCCATTCCCCTTATTTCCATCGATAGCTTATCGCTGATTGCAAAAGAGGCTATGCGGCAACATCCGGGAGCAGAATTTTACGTTGCCATGATGGATGCCCGGCGAATGGAAGTGTTTAGTTCAGTTTATTCATCTGATGGAACCTGTATTCAACCCGCAGAGGCAAAAATTCTGGATGAAAACAGTTTTCCATCCTTATCCGGCAACACGGTTTTTGCGGGAGACGGAAGTGATAAATTTAAACCCATTCAAACCCATCCACAAGCTGTTTTTCTTACGGGAATTCACCCTATGGCAGAGCATATGATTGCAGATGCATTTAAAAAATTAAGCAGTGGACAAATCGAGAATACCGCTTATTTCGAGCCTTTCTATCTAAAAGAATTTTATTCTCCGAAATCCTGA